The Natronosporangium hydrolyticum nucleotide sequence TCCGGCGGGCCGGACAACGACTTCACCAACCGCAACATCGCTTTCATGACGTACAACCTGCTCCACGTCGCGTTGATGATCCGCCGTGCGGGTGGGTTCCCGGCCTACGGCAACCAGCGCGCGGCCTGGGACGCCGGGATCCGCCCCGGCGACCCCAACCCGGAGTACCGCTGAAATGTCGAGAATGCAAGTAGGGCGGCCGGTTTTGGGTACAGGCCCACCGGAAACGATCACGACGACCGCCGCCCTTTCGTTACCACACCAAGGATGTGAGATGCGATGACGAGCCGAGCAACCATGAGCTGGCCGAGCCTCCGGGTCTCGGACTGGACGCCTACCCGCGACACCCTGCACATGTGGACCCAGATCGTAGGAAAGATCCGCATGGCCCACGCCCCGTTGCTCAACCACTGGTGGCAGGTAACCCTGTACGTGAGCCCGCGCGGGTTGACGACGTCGGCCATCCCGCACCGTTCGGGGGCCTTCGAGATCGAGTTCGACTTCCTCGGCCACCAGCTCGACGTCCGCTCCAGCGACGGCGGCGCCCGGAGCTTCCCGCTCCGGCCGATGCCGGTCGCCGAGTTCTACACCCAGATCATGGACCTGCTCGACCAGCTCGGGATCGAGGCGACGATCCAGCCGCGCCCCAACGAGGTCGACCCGGCGATCCCGTTCGCCGAAGACCACGACCACGCCTCCTACGATGGCGAGGCGGCCACCCTGTTCTGGCGACAGCTGCTGCAGGCGAACCGGGTGATGGGCGAGTTCCGGTCGCACTTCGTGGGCAAGGTCAGTCCGGTGCACTTCTTCTGGGGTGGGATGGACCTCGCGTGCACCCGCTTCTCGGGCCGGCCGGCCCCGCCGCACCCCGGCGGAGTGCCCAACTGCGGGGACTGGGTCATGGTCGAGGGCTACTCCCGGGAGCTCTCCAGCTGCGGGTTCTGGCCCGGCGGCGGCGAGGAGGGTGCCTTCTACTCCTACGCCTATCCCGAACCCGACGGGTTCGCCGAGCAGGAGATCGGCCCCGAGGGCGCATTCTTCAGTACCCAGTTCCAGCAGTTCCTGCTGCCCTACGAGGTCGCTCGCGCCGCACCGGACCCCGACCGCGCGGTCGCCGAGTTCCTTCGCACCACCTACGAATCCGCTGCGGATCGGGGGCATTGGGACCGCTCCGCGCTGGAGGACAACCCGTCCCGCTGGCACCGTACTCCTACTGCGTAGCGCGAAAGGACACCAGATGACTCAGGCGCTCTATGACAACACTGGTGCACCGGTGACAGTGAGGATGAGTGAGTCTCGCCCGATCGGCACCTACACCGCGGACCTCGCCGACGGTTCGCCCGTCGGCCGGGTGGACTTCGTCGACTCTCCCCAGGCGGAGGGTGAGCGAGTCTTCTTTCACACCGAAGTAGACCGGAGGTTCGGGGGGCGGGGCCTCGCCGGGCTGCTGGTCCGCGAGGTGCTCAAAGACAGCATTCGCAGGAGTGTCACCGTGGTTCCGGTGTGCCCGCTGTTCGCGCGCCACCTGGCGAAGCATGGCGATGAGTTCGTCGCCGATGGTGGCAAGTTCCGGCAGCCGACACCTGGCGACCTCGCGCTCGTCAAGCGTGCTACCGCCTGACGGCGTTGAGAGCGGCGTCGAAGTATTCTTTGAGGGGCTTCGATCCGTTGTCCTGGGTCCACGCCTCGCCCGCGAGGTCGAGGCAGGTGATCACGCAGCCAACGATCACTTTGGCGCGAAGCGTCGTGTCGCTGCCTTGGCCGAGGCGCCGTTCCACCTCCGGCACGAGATCGTCGTACCAGCGCAGGTGCTTCTCGATGCTTCGTGCTCGTAGGGACGGGGTCTGGTAGAGCATCTTCGAGATCGCCAGGATCCGCTGCTGGTCGCCTTCGGCTCCCTCAAGGGAGAACAGCGCACGGCACAGGGCGGTCCAGATCTCCTCGCTGTCGGGCCGACCCTCCAGCGCGCCGCGGAGGACGGCGCCCTCAGCGACGAAGTGGCCCAGGACAACATCCTCTTTGGTGCCGAAGTATCGGAAGAAGGACCGGCGGGAGATCCCGGCTGCCGTGACGATCTCATCGATGGTGGTCTGCTCGAAGCCGTTGGTCAGGAACAGGTCCATCGCGACGGCCGTGATCTCGGCGTAGGCCCGCTGTCGGGTCCTCGCCCACAGTCCGGTCTGTTCGGTGTCTGCCGAGGTCATGGCCTCAGCGTACCGCTGCCCGTGACACCAATGCCCAACTGGCACTTGATGTCCGTCTCGCAGCTCAGGCGGGGCTCGATGCCGAATCAAGCGCCTGATTGACACCGAGTGCCAGTTCGGCATACGATGCCGGGATGAGCGAATCGAAGAGACCCCTGGACTACGCCGGCCAGACAGTTCTGATCACGGGGGCGAGCGCTGGGCTCGGAGCGGAGTTCGCCCGCCAGCTCGCTGCCCGTGGCAGTGACCTGGTGCTCGTGGCACGCCGGGCCGACCGCCTCGACGCGCTCGGTGCAGAGCTTCAGCAACAGCACCGCATCGCGGTGACGGCGCTGCCGATGGACCTGTCCCAGCCCGGCGTCGGCCGGTCACTCCGGCAGGAGCTCGACGCCCGCAGGGTCGAGGTGACCAGCGTGGTGAACAACGCCGGCTTCGCCAACCTCGGGTTCTTCCACGAGCAGGACCTGCCGAGTCTCATGACCGAGATAGCGGTTGATGTCACGGCCGTGGTGGAGATCTGCCACACCTTCCTGCCCCAGCTCCGCCAGCGAGGAGACGGGTTCCTCCTGAACGTGGCGAGCATGGCGGCCTACCAGGGGAACGCCACGATGGCGGTCTACGGTGCCACCAAAGCGTTCGTGCTCAGCCTCACCGAGGCCCTGTGGTATGAAGCCCGCGGCACGGGTCTGCGTGTGCTCGTTTTCTCTCCGGGCGCGACCGAGACGGAGTTCTTCGAGGTAGCGGGCGAGGGGGCCAGCGGCGGCGCGCGGCGGATGAGACCCGAGGTGGTGGTCGCGACCGCGCTCAGGGCACTCGACCGGCGCAAACCGCCCCCCGGCGTCATCGCAGGCGGCTCCAATCGGCTCTCCGCGGTGGTCGGCAGGGTCGTCGGCCGCCGGCGCATGGCCGAGATGGTCGGCTCGCTCATGACCCGTACGACCACCGACCGGTGACCGGCGGCCCGTCGTGAAGACCGCCATCGTCACCGGAGCGACCTCCGGCCTCGGCCTCGTCACCGCTCGTGCCCTGGTCCGGCTCGGGATGCGGGTGGTTCTCCCCGCCAGAGACCCGGCCCGGGCCGCGCGAGCAGTTGACCGCATCACCGCCGGCGTTCCCGACGCCTCAGTGGAGGCACACACTCTCGACCTCGCCGACCTGCGCACCGTGCGCAGGTTCGCGGAGACCTTCGAAGCTGAGCACGGTCAGCTCGACCTGCTGGTGAACAACGCCGGCATCATGTGGGGGCCGCGCACCGAGACCGCAGACGGATTCGAGGCGCAGCTCGGCATCAACCATCTGGGCCACTTCGCCCTCACCGGTCTGCTGCTCCCGCTGCTCCATCGGGCACCGGCGGGCCGAGTGGTGACCGTGGGATCGATGGAGCACCTACGCGGTGTGATCGACTTCGATGATCTGCAGCTGGTGCGGGGCTACCATCCGCGCCGTGCCTACCAGCGAGCCAAGCTCGCCAATGTCATGTTCGGGCTCGAACTCGACCGCCGGCTGCGTCGCGCGCAGTCTCCGGTACGCAGCGTCCTGGCTCATCCCGGCGCCGCCGCCACCGGGCTGCAGACCCGCACCACGGCCCGCAGGTTTCGACCGTTGGCCGAGATGTGGAACCGGGTGCTGTTGCAGACGCCGGAGCAAGGAGCGCGCGCACAGATCCAAGCGGCTCTCGACTCCGACATCGCCGGAGGCTCCTATATCGGTCCTACGCGGCTGATGGAGCTGCGCGGTCCCGTCGGCGACGCGCGCATCGCCCCCGCAGCGCGGGACCTCACCCACTGTGAGCGTCTCTGGGCGGTCTCCGAGGAGCTCGTCGAGGGGTAGCAGATTCCGGTGCCTCAGCCCGGTGCCTCGCCTGAGGCCGTGCCGGGTGGATTCTGCGGACCCGGGTGCGGATCGGCGGCGGCCAGGCTGGCGATGATCGAGTCCAGGCCGCTCTCGAACAGCTCCGACATCGGCAGGGTGAACAGGGCCGGACCGATTCTGGCCGCCGTCGGGTGCGAGTTCGGATCGATCTGATCGAGCCCGGCCAGGAACGCCCGGGTCCGGCCCGGGCGGCCGGCCCGGTGCCGGGCGTCGGCGGCGTCCTCGATGGCGACCCGCGAGAATGTCCAGCTCATCACCTGCGCGGTGCCGCGGACGACGTGTGCGTCGTCGAGCCCGGCGTCGGCGAACGCCCGGGCGAGCGACTCCAGCAGGCGGTAGGCTTCCGGGCCGGCCGGGCCGTTATCCATCAGCCAGGCGGCGAGGCCCGGATGCGCCCGCAACACGCTGCGCTGGGCATGTGCCCACGCGCGGACCTGATCCTGCCAGCTGGCCGCCGGCGCGGGCCGGATCAGCGCGCCGATGCGGTCGGCGGTCAGCCGGATCAGCTCGTCGCGGTCGGCGACGTAACGGTACAACGCCATCGGGGTGACGGTGAACCGGGTGGCGACCGCGCGCATGGTGACTGCGGCCAGGCCCTCGGTGCGGGTGATGTCGACCGCCGCTTCGACGATCGACCCCCGGCTCAACGTCGTCGTCAGCGGCGCCATCTGGTGATCTTACCCACCCGGTCGTACGTGAAAATGGTTCTCACTGCCATGGTATACATAGTAAACGGGCTGCCGTTGGCTGCGCCCGCAAATCGCATGAAAGTGATGGTGACCGATAGTGTCC carries:
- a CDS encoding DUF5996 family protein, which encodes MTSRATMSWPSLRVSDWTPTRDTLHMWTQIVGKIRMAHAPLLNHWWQVTLYVSPRGLTTSAIPHRSGAFEIEFDFLGHQLDVRSSDGGARSFPLRPMPVAEFYTQIMDLLDQLGIEATIQPRPNEVDPAIPFAEDHDHASYDGEAATLFWRQLLQANRVMGEFRSHFVGKVSPVHFFWGGMDLACTRFSGRPAPPHPGGVPNCGDWVMVEGYSRELSSCGFWPGGGEEGAFYSYAYPEPDGFAEQEIGPEGAFFSTQFQQFLLPYEVARAAPDPDRAVAEFLRTTYESAADRGHWDRSALEDNPSRWHRTPTA
- a CDS encoding GNAT family N-acetyltransferase; protein product: MSESRPIGTYTADLADGSPVGRVDFVDSPQAEGERVFFHTEVDRRFGGRGLAGLLVREVLKDSIRRSVTVVPVCPLFARHLAKHGDEFVADGGKFRQPTPGDLALVKRATA
- a CDS encoding TetR/AcrR family transcriptional regulator → MTSADTEQTGLWARTRQRAYAEITAVAMDLFLTNGFEQTTIDEIVTAAGISRRSFFRYFGTKEDVVLGHFVAEGAVLRGALEGRPDSEEIWTALCRALFSLEGAEGDQQRILAISKMLYQTPSLRARSIEKHLRWYDDLVPEVERRLGQGSDTTLRAKVIVGCVITCLDLAGEAWTQDNGSKPLKEYFDAALNAVRR
- a CDS encoding SDR family NAD(P)-dependent oxidoreductase; this encodes MSESKRPLDYAGQTVLITGASAGLGAEFARQLAARGSDLVLVARRADRLDALGAELQQQHRIAVTALPMDLSQPGVGRSLRQELDARRVEVTSVVNNAGFANLGFFHEQDLPSLMTEIAVDVTAVVEICHTFLPQLRQRGDGFLLNVASMAAYQGNATMAVYGATKAFVLSLTEALWYEARGTGLRVLVFSPGATETEFFEVAGEGASGGARRMRPEVVVATALRALDRRKPPPGVIAGGSNRLSAVVGRVVGRRRMAEMVGSLMTRTTTDR
- a CDS encoding oxidoreductase — encoded protein: MKTAIVTGATSGLGLVTARALVRLGMRVVLPARDPARAARAVDRITAGVPDASVEAHTLDLADLRTVRRFAETFEAEHGQLDLLVNNAGIMWGPRTETADGFEAQLGINHLGHFALTGLLLPLLHRAPAGRVVTVGSMEHLRGVIDFDDLQLVRGYHPRRAYQRAKLANVMFGLELDRRLRRAQSPVRSVLAHPGAAATGLQTRTTARRFRPLAEMWNRVLLQTPEQGARAQIQAALDSDIAGGSYIGPTRLMELRGPVGDARIAPAARDLTHCERLWAVSEELVEG
- a CDS encoding TetR/AcrR family transcriptional regulator — its product is MAPLTTTLSRGSIVEAAVDITRTEGLAAVTMRAVATRFTVTPMALYRYVADRDELIRLTADRIGALIRPAPAASWQDQVRAWAHAQRSVLRAHPGLAAWLMDNGPAGPEAYRLLESLARAFADAGLDDAHVVRGTAQVMSWTFSRVAIEDAADARHRAGRPGRTRAFLAGLDQIDPNSHPTAARIGPALFTLPMSELFESGLDSIIASLAAADPHPGPQNPPGTASGEAPG